A stretch of Imperialibacter roseus DNA encodes these proteins:
- a CDS encoding IS982 family transposase: MLTSNKITEIFCSIDDFTLEFVPKFESHLLGVKKRNKPGKLSLSEVMTIQVLFHLSGYRNFKTFYNAYVCIHLRSYFPAVVSYNRMVELTRDSMVPLAIYLKSQSLGRCTGISFIDSTPLRVCHNRRIHSHKVFDGLAKRGQCSIGWFYGFKLHLITSDTGEIVDFMLTPGNVDDRKPLQIERFIKKLFGKLFGDKGYLSKELFKNLFFRGVHLVTKLKRNMKTSTVTPIMDAILLRKRAICETIIDQLKNIFQIEHSRHRSSANFVTNLFSALIAYNFCEKKPSIRVNYKDSGQLFLPL, translated from the coding sequence ATGTTAACATCTAATAAAATTACTGAAATTTTCTGTTCCATTGATGATTTCACCTTAGAATTTGTCCCAAAATTTGAAAGCCACCTTCTGGGGGTTAAAAAAAGAAACAAACCAGGCAAGCTTTCCCTGTCTGAAGTAATGACTATTCAAGTACTGTTTCACCTGTCTGGTTATAGAAATTTTAAGACTTTTTACAATGCCTATGTTTGTATCCATTTGCGGTCTTACTTCCCTGCTGTGGTCAGCTATAATAGAATGGTTGAGTTAACAAGAGATAGTATGGTTCCTTTGGCTATCTACCTAAAAAGTCAAAGCCTGGGTCGTTGTACTGGCATAAGTTTCATCGATAGTACACCCCTTAGAGTATGTCATAACAGACGCATCCACAGCCATAAAGTTTTTGATGGACTAGCAAAAAGAGGTCAATGTTCGATTGGATGGTTCTATGGCTTTAAACTGCATTTAATCACCTCAGATACAGGAGAAATCGTCGATTTTATGCTTACTCCAGGCAATGTGGATGATCGTAAACCACTGCAAATAGAGCGATTCATTAAGAAACTATTCGGCAAGTTGTTTGGGGACAAGGGATACTTGAGCAAGGAGCTTTTCAAAAACCTATTTTTCAGAGGGGTACATTTGGTCACCAAGCTTAAACGAAATATGAAGACATCTACTGTCACCCCAATCATGGATGCCATCCTGCTACGCAAGAGAGCCATTTGTGAAACGATCATCGATCAACTAAAAAACATCTTCCAAATTGAACACTCAAGACATAGAAGTAGCGCTAACTTTGTCACCAACTTATTCTCAGCATTGATAGCCTATAACTTCTGCGAGAAAAAGCCCTCAATTAGGGTTAACTACAAAGACTCCGGACAGCTTTTTCTCCCTTTATAG
- a CDS encoding dihydrofolate reductase family protein, whose protein sequence is MVTTNRGVNLYIAMSLDGYIAKEDDNIDFLSQVQVPGEDYGYAEFTAGIDTVIWGRKTYDKVLSFGGEFHHKDKKVWVLSNSRTGRDENVEYFNDLPALIKKLKKEKGKNIYCDGGGDLVFELFKYSLIDRVIVSVIPHLLGSGIRLFKDGRPEQNLTFKKSLTFPSGLVQLWYDKKENTKV, encoded by the coding sequence ATGGTGACTACTAACAGGGGAGTAAATCTCTACATCGCTATGAGTCTCGATGGCTATATCGCTAAAGAAGACGACAATATTGATTTTCTGTCACAAGTACAGGTGCCTGGCGAAGACTATGGCTATGCGGAATTCACCGCTGGCATCGACACGGTCATTTGGGGCAGGAAGACCTACGACAAAGTGTTGTCATTTGGAGGAGAGTTTCACCACAAAGACAAAAAAGTGTGGGTGCTCTCCAATAGCAGAACAGGCAGGGATGAAAACGTTGAGTACTTTAATGACTTGCCGGCTCTTATTAAGAAACTCAAAAAGGAAAAGGGCAAGAACATCTACTGCGATGGTGGTGGCGACCTGGTGTTTGAGCTTTTCAAATATTCTCTGATTGACAGAGTAATCGTTTCAGTCATTCCTCATTTGCTGGGTAGCGGCATTAGATTGTTTAAAGACGGCCGCCCAGAGCAAAACCTGACCTTCAAAAAAAGCCTGACTTTCCCCTCGGGGCTGGTGCAGCTATGGTACGATAAAAAGGAAAACACAAAGGTGTAG
- a CDS encoding DUF1801 domain-containing protein, translating to MAYELKTKVNDVSVEGFLDKVEDEKKRNDAFEVLKLMKEVTGEKPKMWGSSIVGFGTYRYKYASGQEGDWMITGFSPRKTSLTLYIMPGFGRYEELMQKLGKYKTGKSCLYINKLTDVDLGILKTLVKESVDYMNKKYNS from the coding sequence ATGGCCTACGAACTAAAAACAAAAGTCAACGATGTAAGCGTGGAAGGCTTTCTCGACAAAGTGGAGGATGAGAAAAAACGAAATGACGCCTTTGAGGTGCTGAAGCTGATGAAGGAGGTGACTGGCGAAAAACCAAAGATGTGGGGCTCATCTATAGTTGGTTTTGGCACCTATCGCTACAAATATGCCAGCGGACAGGAAGGTGATTGGATGATAACCGGCTTTTCGCCAAGAAAAACGAGCCTTACGCTCTATATCATGCCAGGCTTCGGCCGGTACGAAGAGCTGATGCAGAAGCTCGGAAAGTACAAAACCGGGAAGTCTTGTCTCTATATTAACAAATTGACAGACGTGGATCTTGGTATTCTTAAAACACTGGTCAAAGAGTCGGTGGATTATATGAATAAGAAGTACAATAGCTAG